A window of the Brassica napus cultivar Da-Ae chromosome C5, Da-Ae, whole genome shotgun sequence genome harbors these coding sequences:
- the LOC125587229 gene encoding uncharacterized protein LOC125587229, translating to MKEGKLIEITGEQGTRYLGILRQAKVCDVVDGTHWRLGGGRCRIFQNLIQRINDQPIPLADSGPDIVMWKHGHDDYQTSFSAGKTWEQIRDRREKVDWCSIIWFTQAVPRYSFITWLTIMNRLSTGDRMRNWGVQQECLLCGEKNETRDHLFFACPFSYIVWITVTGRLLGRRVTPDWQDTVTRLRYDRGAKMDKILGRMVFQMTVYHIWRERNARRHEKP from the coding sequence ATGAAGGAAGGGAAACTTATTGAAATCACAGGTGAGCAAGGTACTCGCTACCTAGGGATATTACGTCAAGCAAAGGTTTGTGACGTGGTTGATGGTACTCACTGGAGACTTGGTGGGGGGCGTTGCCGCATTTTTCAGAATCTTATACAGAGGATTAATGATCAACCTATTCCTTTGGCTGATTCCGGTCCCGATATCGTTATGTGGAAACATGGCCATGATGATTACCAGACATCTTTTTCGGCAGGCAAAACTTGGGAACAAATAAGAGATCGAAGAGAGAAGGTTGACTGGTGTTCTATAATCTGGTTTACGCAAGCTGTCCCAAGATATTCTTTTATCACCTGGCTTACGATCATGAATCGTTTGTCAACTGGAGACCGTATGAGGAACTGGGGAGTGCAACAGGAGTGTTTACTGTGTGGGGAAAAGAATGAAACCAGGGACCATCTCTTTTTTGCTTGTCCTTTTAGCTACATAGTTTGGATTACTGTGACAGGAAGGCTTCTCGGCAGACGTGTCACACCAGACTGGCAGGACACTGTTACGAGGTTAAGGTATGATCGCGGGGCTAAAATGGATAAAATTTTGGGGAGAATGGTTTTCCAAATGACGGTTTACCATATTTGGCGAGAGAGAAATGCGCGAAGGCATGAGAAACCCTGA
- the LOC125587228 gene encoding uncharacterized protein LOC125587228, whose protein sequence is MLTNPDCLLARVLLGKYCQNDKLLRVEALNTSSHGWRGILAGRDLLVEHLGKVIGNGSSTTIWGELWISTDHAMLPSSPVKEDESDLYVSDLILIGTGKWNLARIKKILPALAEEIMTLRPSLTGANDSYIWYPVASGSYSAKSGYAAASAAALQVVTQPAALASVNWKKYVWNVGYSPKLKLLTWKILHEALPMGVNLERRGVVHNSTCIHCGATETTEHLFLHCPFAVQVWNLIPLKIPFNSIHCASFYSVLEASTSWVCLPPTGYSENIFYWVVWSLWTTRNHFLFESRHISQLEVAIKALGGAKEWSAAQLDSDASNNNTKVPTLPLLPSMPEETTTCNTDAAWNPISREAGLGWILSNQDTSTLQRSQFQTHVQSAIAAEALAIRAALSHTIHLGVTKIWLRSDSLGLAKAIASITKPKNLHGGVKWACRFYRKSHTL, encoded by the exons ATGCTAACTAACCCTGATTGCTTACTAGCGAGAGTGCTACTTGGTAAATACTGCCAAAATGATAAACTCCTTAGAGTAGAAGCACTTAACACATCGTCTCATGGTTGGAGAGGAATATTAGCTGGCAGAGACTTACTTGTTGAGCATCTGGGCAAGGTTATAGGGAATGGCTCCTCGACTACGATATGGGGTGAACTCTGGATCTCTACTGATCATGCTATGCTTCCCTCCAGTCCTGTTAAAGAAGATGAAAGCGATTTATATGTGTCTGATCTTATCTTGATAGGAACAGGGAAGTGGAATTTGGCAAGAATCAAAAAGATCCTACCTGCTTTAGCTGAGGAGATCATGACCCTAAGACCAAGCTTAACTGGAGCAAATGATTCGTACATCTGGTACCCTGTGGCGTCGGGATCATATTCTGCGAAGTCGGGATATGCAGCGGCATCAGCAGCTGCCCTCCAAGTAGTTACTCAACCAGCAGCACTAGCTTCAGTCAACTGGAAAAAGTATGTTTGGAATGTTGGATACTCCCCAAAACTCAAACTACTAACTTGGAAAATTCTCCATGAAGCTCTTCCTATGGGAGTAAACTTGGAGAGAAGGGGAGTTGTTCACAACTCTACTTGCATACATTGTGGAGCAACAGAGACAACTGAACATCTCTTTCTCCACTGCCCCTTTGCGGTTCAGGTCTGGAATTTGATCCCTCTCAAGATACCTTTTAACTCCATACACTGCGCATCCTTCTACTCCGTCCTTGAAGCGTCGACAAGCTGGGTATGCCTACCACCGACAGGTTACTCAGAGAACATCTTCTACTGGGTTGTATGGTCGCTGTGGACAACACGAAATCACTTCCTGTTTGAATCAAGACACATCTCACAATTAGAGGTTGCCATAAAAGCTCTTGGGGGAGCAAAGGAATGGTCTGCAGCCCAATTGGACTCCGATGCATCAAACAACAACACAAAGGTACCAACTTTACCTTTGCTACCATCCATGCCCGAGGAGACAACCACGTGTAACACAGACGCAGCTTGGAACCCGATCTCCAGAGAAGCAGGCCTTGGATGGATTCTCTCGAATCAAGACACCTCAACACTCCAACGATCGCAATTCCAGACGCATGTTCAATCAGCTATCGCCGCGGAAGCCTTAGCGATTCGAGCAGCACTATCACACACCATTCATCTTGGCGTCACAAAGATCTGGCTTCGTTCAGACTCACTAGGGCTTGCCAAAGCCATCGCTTCGATCACCAAACCAAAGAATCTTCACGGA GGAGTCAAATGGGCTTGCAGATTCTATCGCAAAAGCCACACTCTGTAA